From a single Peromyscus maniculatus bairdii isolate BWxNUB_F1_BW_parent chromosome 4, HU_Pman_BW_mat_3.1, whole genome shotgun sequence genomic region:
- the LOC102922980 gene encoding olfactory receptor 4C15-like, with the protein MLNQSFVTEFILLGLSQNPKVEKILFVIFLFVYLATIGGNMIIVVTIVYSPSLFGTPMYFFLSFLSFLDACISSVMTPKMIIDFFYERKIISFECCMAQLFGSHFFAGAEVIVLSAMAYDRYVAICKPLHYSSIMNRRVCGILVGVAWAGGFLHSIIQIIFTLQLPFCGPNFIDHFICDLFPLLKLACTDTHIFVILVFANSGSICIIIFSLLLVSYGIILFSLRSHSSEGRRKALSTCGSHITVVLLFFVPCILIYARNTSALSFEKNVLIFADVLTPLLNPIVYTFRNKEMKNAIRKMWRRLFNISGEH; encoded by the coding sequence ATGTTAAACCAGAGCTTTGTCACTGAGTTCATACTTCTTGGACTTTCACAGAACCCAAAAGTTGAGAAAATATtgtttgttatatttttgtttgtttaccttgCAACTATTGGGGGCAACATGATAATTGTGGTAACAATTGTATACAGTCCCTCACTCTTTGGTACCcccatgtatttctttttgtcttttctatctttcttgGATGCATGCATTTCTTCTGTAATGACACCCAAGATGATTATAGATTTCTTCTATGAGAGGAAGATTATCTCCTTTGAATGTTGCATGGCACAGCTGTTTGGTAGTCACTTCTTTGCTGGGGCCGAAGTGATTGTTCTGTcagccatggcctatgaccgctatgtggccatttgCAAGCCCCTTCACTATTCTTCCATCATGAACAGGAGGGTGTGTGGCATTCTGGTGGGAGTAGCCTGGGCAGGAGGCTTCTTGCATTCTATCATACAAATTATCTTCACATTGCAGCTGCCCTTCTGTGGACCCAATTTTATTGATCATTTCATATGTGACTTGTTCCCATTACTAAAGCTTGCCTGCACTGACAcacatatttttgtcattttagtgTTTGCCAACAGTGGGTCTATCTGCATCATCATTTTTTCCTTATTGCTTGTCTCCTATGGTATCATCTTGTTCTCTCTGAgatctcacagttctgaagggcGGCGTAAAGCTCTCTCCACCTGTGGATCCCACATTACTGTTGTGCTTTTGTTCTTTGTCCCATGCATATTGATATATGCACGAAATACTTCTGCATTATCTTTTGAAAAGAATGTTTTAATATTTGCTGATGTCCTGACACCATTACTGAATCCTATAGTTTACactttcagaaataaagaaatgaagaatgccATCAGGAAAATGTGGAGAAGATTGTTTAATATTTCTGGTGAACATTAA